The sequence CGACCTGCGGCCCGGCACCCGGAGAATCCGGCCGCAGACTCGCCATCCCGTCGGTGAGTTGCGCGATCGCGAGAGCACCGAGCAGCTGCACGTCGCGCAGGCCGCCACGTCCGTTCTTGAGGTCCGGCTCGGCTCGATGCGCGATGTCGCCTGCGCGACGCCAGCGGTCCTGGGCATGCGCGACGACCGCCGGGAAACGATCGCGGATGTCGGTGCGCCACTGCTGACGGATGCCACCGATCAACAAGGTCGACAGATCTTCGTCGCCCACGATGTGCCGAGCCTCCAGCAATCCCAGCGCGGCGCTGACGTCCTCGGTGGCGACCTGGAGCGCCTGTGGCACCGTACGCACGCTGTGATCGAGCGGAATGTTGGCGTCCCACAACGGATACCACAGACCGTCGGCCACCTCGGCCACCTCGTCCGGTGGCCGATCGTCGTGTAACAGGATCAGATCGAGGTCGGAGAACGGCAACAGTTCGCCACGCCCGAGTCCGCCGACCGCGATGATCGAATAGCCGCTGTCGGGACGGATCCCGAGTTCCACTCCCTTTGAGGTCAGCCAGAATTCGTGGAGGTCGACGAGTACCTGCCGAAGACCCGCGGCATCGAGTTTCCCGCTCTTGCCCGATTCCAGAAGCTGACGACGCGTCGCGGCGAGATCGGTTGCGGCAACTGGTGTCTCAGGAATCGGACGTGCAGGACGCGGCCCCGCGTCCGAATCATCGGACGCGGGGCCGTGAGATGGGTTGAGAAAGGGCATCGGCGCGGTCTACAGCGCGTCGGCGCCGCGCTCACCGGTACGGACGCGAACGACCGACTCGACCGGCGACACCCATACCTTTCCGTCACCGATCTTGCCGGTGCGTGCGGCCTCCACGATGACGTCGACGACCTTGTCCACCGCCGCGTCGTCGACGACGACCTCGACGCGGACCTTCGGTACGAAGTCGACCGAGTACTCGGCACCGCGGTACACCTCGGTGTGGCCCTTCTGCCTCCCGTAACCCTGGACCTCACTGACGGTCATACCCAGGATTCCGGCCTGCTCCAAACCTGCTTTGACGTCCT is a genomic window of Gordonia sp. SID5947 containing:
- a CDS encoding P-II family nitrogen regulator, with translation MKLITAIVKPFTLEDVKAGLEQAGILGMTVSEVQGYGRQKGHTEVYRGAEYSVDFVPKVRVEVVVDDAAVDKVVDVIVEAARTGKIGDGKVWVSPVESVVRVRTGERGADAL